CACTTGCTTTTAAAAGAGAGGGAGGGCAATATGTTGGTGTGGTTTTTATCCTTCATTATTCCTGCTTTTAATGAACTGGCTGTTTCTGACCCTGGCCAGATAAATGACCTTGGGTTTGGTACCTTTGTCTTCGAGGAGATAAAATGCCCTTTTGCTGAGAGAAGATCGATAAACAAAAGAAGCCGGATCGGCAAGATTGCCGAAAGTAATAGCCCCCGAAGTGCAGGCTCGTTCACAGGCGGTTTTGATAGTGCCATCAGTGATCAGCTCATTGTTGATCTTGGCTTTACGTTTTGCTTCCTGAATTCTCTGTATGCAGAATGTACATTTTTCACTTACCCCTTTTTCCCTGACACTTACTTCCGGATTAAGCAACATCCTGTATTTATTATTGTTTTGATATGCTTTTGATGCATAATTCAGATAATTAAAGGTACGGGCAAGATAAGGGCAGTTGTTGTTGCAGAAACGGGCACCGATACAGCGTTCATAGTTTTGTTGGTTCAGCCCTTCCTGACTGTGGCTGCTGGCTCCTACCGGGCATACCCGTTCGCAGGGTGCCGTTTCGCATTGCTGGCACATGACCGGTAAGAAGCTGATAGTCTTTTCTTTACCTTCTTTTCTGATTATTTTTTCAATGCGGATCCAGTTCAGACTTCGGTTTTTTGAAATTTCCTCATGCCCGACAAATGGGATGTTGTTTTCGGTCATGCAACCGGCTACACAGTTGGCACAGCCCGTACATTTATTCAGATCGATGACAAGTGCCCACTGAGGGGTATATTTTTGCTTCCGGGTAAAATCCCTCTTCAGACTTTCTTCATCTCTGGTCAGAGCAGTGTATTCTTCCCATGTATATTCCGGTACAGGCTTGCTTTTTGTCATCAGGATAGTCTGATTCTTAAACAACTTTTGCCATTCACCTGTTTTACGGATGCTAAAATCTGTGATTTCATTGCTGATCTGGTAGTCTTCGAATTTCAATAGTTTAAAAACCTGACAACCATATTCTTCTGTAAATTCTGCTTCCATTTGCCATACATGATCCGGTATTTCAGGAATAATGGAAACTGTGGCAGTGATGATATTTTTCCCGTTGATAATATCTACCACATCACCATCTGTCAGGTTTTTAGTTTTTGCTATTTGTTCCGATATGCTGACTACAGCCTGATTGAGCACACCTGTCATGGGGTTCGCAAAATCACTCAGTAATGGATTATATGCTGTGCTGTCTTTCACATGATTTAAAAAAATCTGAATCGTTCCGGATGAATTTTCTTTCTTTTCAATCATTTTAAAATCAGGCAAAAGCCTGTCAAACTGATGTTCTTTCAGTATATTCCGGGGAATTCTGAGATAGCCGTCATGCAAGACTTTTTCCCAGGTTAACCGGTTGTTTTCCTGAGAGGAAAGGAAGTTTTTATTAAGATAAAAGTCATGGAGATAGTCATAATATTCACCTTGATAATCAAGAAGATAGAGTAAGATTTCCTGCAATTGAATTTGGCGGGGATAAGGCTCGGCCACCGGTTGGCTGAAGCTGATGAAACCCTGAGGATGCCAAAAATCCTCCCACCGTTCAGGGAATAACTTGCCGGCAAAGCTTATTTCAAATGATTTTTTGCGGGGGTGGGGAA
The sequence above is drawn from the Sphingobacteriales bacterium genome and encodes:
- a CDS encoding 4Fe-4S dicluster domain-containing protein, with translation MKDKKESNIDKKRDFLKSDRREFIKLCSAGLAATGLLSSCKNTVIRNILPYPANSYRELPGNIKWIASSCNQCHAHCPILVKTYENRPVLIESNPMDEFPNGIICKKGISALFELYSDKRAEKTLINGKQAEIADAREHLKSLISQQQQENKPFYLITSAVYSPSLNSLINGIKNKYPCIRHVVYDLSVNQAVRNLFKEYVTPNALPVYHFEKTKIIISVEDDFLSHPEYVDAYFRTRQVSTIEEMSYHLQIESRPTPTGAVADQHLLLSPDEQLKFLKNLSSSLSKLLSGHSNQFQNEETYDSLIPLLAKKLLEYKGRSIIVSGSQNYENQQLVAYINQLLGNFNRTISFIAADEITLQGDLSFPSFLKEISFVDKPLIFAAECHDSVFEFLKQDSKLIRLGIFPHPRKKSFEISFAGKLFPERWEDFWHPQGFISFSQPVAEPYPRQIQLQEILLYLLDYQGEYYDYLHDFYLNKNFLSSQENNRLTWEKVLHDGYLRIPRNILKEHQFDRLLPDFKMIEKKENSSGTIQIFLNHVKDSTAYNPLLSDFANPMTGVLNQAVVSISEQIAKTKNLTDGDVVDIINGKNIITATVSIIPEIPDHVWQMEAEFTEEYGCQVFKLLKFEDYQISNEITDFSIRKTGEWQKLFKNQTILMTKSKPVPEYTWEEYTALTRDEESLKRDFTRKQKYTPQWALVIDLNKCTGCANCVAGCMTENNIPFVGHEEISKNRSLNWIRIEKIIRKEGKEKTISFLPVMCQQCETAPCERVCPVGASSHSQEGLNQQNYERCIGARFCNNNCPYLARTFNYLNYASKAYQNNNKYRMLLNPEVSVREKGVSEKCTFCIQRIQEAKRKAKINNELITDGTIKTACERACTSGAITFGNLADPASFVYRSSLSKRAFYLLEDKGTKPKVIYLARVRNSQFIKSRNNEG